The Opitutales bacterium genome includes a region encoding these proteins:
- a CDS encoding glycosyltransferase family 2 protein, whose protein sequence is MRFSQQDHSSIQSLPPEIEVLKHISVVVLSLNRLQDLELTIQTLRSPGDCWKEIIVCDNGSTDGTQAWLRNNHPSIKLIETSDNQGISGLNKGYAAAQGEWILTLDDDSAPRLETWDGLARIILSGVEADSISLSVVRNTRVQMRVTKSSSLCEAGTFHHAGSLLRTETVQRIGGLDPELFFWGAELHWSARAIAHGCNLLHCPDAQVAHLSSQTNRIDQRHAFYHCRNLLLLALRFAPEESWKHLVKQRVRDILVYTILQRTTLYLRAMNEAKKLWHAHPEKVFRLKEKQFAQLSIDWMAPFSFLD, encoded by the coding sequence ATGCGTTTTTCCCAACAAGATCACAGTAGTATCCAGTCACTGCCACCCGAAATCGAGGTATTGAAACATATCAGTGTCGTGGTGCTCTCACTTAACAGACTACAGGACCTTGAGCTCACGATCCAAACCCTACGATCGCCCGGCGACTGTTGGAAGGAAATCATTGTTTGTGACAATGGCTCGACCGATGGGACTCAGGCTTGGCTTCGCAATAATCACCCCAGTATCAAACTGATAGAAACGTCGGACAACCAGGGCATATCGGGCCTCAACAAAGGATATGCAGCAGCACAAGGGGAATGGATACTCACTTTAGATGATGACAGCGCGCCACGCCTAGAAACTTGGGACGGGCTCGCCCGGATCATTCTGAGTGGAGTCGAAGCAGATTCGATCTCTCTTTCGGTCGTTCGTAATACACGAGTGCAAATGCGTGTCACTAAAAGCTCATCGCTTTGTGAAGCCGGAACCTTTCACCATGCCGGCTCATTGTTGCGCACAGAGACGGTCCAGCGCATTGGCGGGTTAGATCCAGAACTCTTTTTCTGGGGAGCAGAGCTACACTGGTCTGCACGGGCTATTGCCCACGGGTGTAACCTCTTACACTGCCCAGACGCACAGGTGGCCCATCTTTCCTCGCAAACCAACCGAATAGACCAACGCCACGCCTTCTATCATTGCCGTAATTTATTACTTCTAGCACTGCGCTTTGCTCCAGAAGAGTCTTGGAAACACCTTGTTAAGCAACGTGTTCGGGATATCCTCGTCTACACAATACTTCAGCGCACCACCCTATACCTACGCGCCATGAATGAGGCGAAAAAACTCTGGCACGCACACCCTGAGAAAGTCTTCAGACTTAAGGAAAAACAGTTCGCACAATTATCCATCGACTGGATGGCGCCTTTCTCCTTCCTCGACTGA